One Pontibacter deserti genomic region harbors:
- a CDS encoding SDR family oxidoreductase, with protein sequence MQQTILVTGATGTVGREVVKQLSMLDGIRVRAGVHSLIKGENLRRLPDVEVVEMEFNDPESLHAAFTHADKVFLVTPLANEQVEMAKKLVDEAKRCGVKHIVKLSALGAGAEPGIQLGRWHREIERYIEESGIPYTFLRPASFMQNFENYNAATIKQEGKIYMPTGDGKVSYVDARDIAAVAVAVLTGEGHEGQIYDLTGPEAMSVDEVAETISYVTGNQVDFVNVPEDAARQAMQQQHVPDWMANSLLELYSVHRAGYSSGVTSRVEEITGRKPHTFRQFLQDYKECFV encoded by the coding sequence ATGCAGCAGACAATACTAGTTACCGGAGCTACAGGTACAGTAGGCAGAGAAGTGGTAAAGCAACTTTCTATGCTGGATGGCATTAGGGTTAGGGCAGGAGTACACTCTTTAATTAAAGGGGAGAACCTCAGACGATTGCCCGATGTGGAAGTAGTAGAAATGGAGTTCAATGATCCGGAATCCCTGCACGCAGCTTTTACACATGCCGATAAAGTTTTTCTGGTAACACCGCTTGCGAATGAACAGGTAGAAATGGCGAAAAAGCTGGTTGACGAGGCCAAAAGATGCGGCGTAAAGCATATTGTAAAACTTTCGGCACTCGGTGCAGGCGCAGAACCAGGCATACAATTAGGCCGCTGGCATCGCGAGATAGAGCGTTACATAGAAGAAAGTGGTATACCTTATACCTTCTTGCGGCCCGCCAGCTTTATGCAGAACTTCGAGAACTATAATGCTGCTACCATTAAACAGGAAGGTAAGATATACATGCCTACAGGCGATGGGAAAGTATCTTATGTAGATGCCCGTGATATTGCTGCTGTAGCTGTTGCTGTATTGACAGGAGAGGGACATGAAGGGCAGATATACGACCTTACAGGGCCTGAGGCTATGTCGGTGGATGAGGTTGCAGAGACCATAAGCTATGTAACCGGCAATCAGGTAGATTTTGTAAATGTGCCCGAAGATGCAGCCCGGCAGGCCATGCAACAGCAACATGTACCTGACTGGATGGCAAACTCCCTGTTAGAGTTATACAGTGTGCATCGTGCTGGTTACTCAAGTGGCGTTACCTCCAGAGTAGAAGAAATAACAGGCAGGAAACCACATACCTTCAGGCAGTTTCTGCAGGACTATAAAGAATGCTTTGTGTAG
- a CDS encoding endonuclease/exonuclease/phosphatase family protein: MELTLIILGFTFTLFSFLPFLKVPWWWVRVLDFPRLHVAVILAAILLAYSTRYAQWSASEIGMLALWAIAILNEIRYVYHFTPLARVEALRSVKPKPANAFTMMIANVRMVNKKHKKFLKLVLKEHPDILVMNEPDEAWHESVRHELDKRYPYSIKKPLDNTYGMMLFSKLKLSNSEIRFLVEDEIPSFYTVVELPSGEKFDLYTVHPQPPRLMKDTETREAELLLVAKMVKKTRIPSVVAGDLNDVAWSRTTKLFKQISGLLDPRVGRGFFNTYNAHIPLFRYPLDHVFYDPAFRLLRLHRLDKFGSDHFPISITLNYEPEREEEQDVPVAKPEDHQEANELIQEGLEKGEELNHEKKSGK, translated from the coding sequence ATGGAGCTTACCCTTATTATACTTGGATTTACATTCACCCTATTTTCTTTTCTGCCTTTCCTGAAAGTTCCGTGGTGGTGGGTAAGAGTACTGGACTTCCCGAGACTGCATGTGGCAGTTATACTTGCCGCTATTCTACTGGCTTATAGTACACGCTATGCCCAATGGTCTGCCTCCGAGATTGGGATGCTGGCGTTATGGGCAATTGCTATACTCAACGAAATAAGATATGTCTACCATTTTACCCCACTGGCACGCGTAGAGGCACTTCGGTCAGTAAAACCAAAGCCGGCTAATGCCTTTACCATGATGATCGCCAATGTGCGCATGGTAAACAAAAAGCATAAAAAATTTCTGAAGCTTGTTTTAAAGGAGCACCCGGATATTCTGGTAATGAACGAGCCGGATGAGGCCTGGCACGAGAGCGTGAGACATGAACTGGATAAGCGGTATCCTTATAGTATAAAAAAGCCATTGGATAACACGTATGGTATGATGCTCTTTAGCAAGCTTAAGTTATCGAACAGCGAAATACGTTTTTTGGTAGAAGATGAGATTCCCTCGTTTTATACTGTGGTAGAGTTGCCAAGCGGAGAAAAATTTGATCTGTACACGGTGCATCCACAACCTCCGCGCCTGATGAAAGATACTGAGACCCGGGAGGCCGAGCTACTGTTGGTTGCTAAAATGGTCAAGAAAACTCGTATTCCTTCGGTAGTTGCCGGCGACCTGAACGATGTGGCCTGGTCCAGAACTACAAAGTTGTTTAAGCAGATAAGCGGTCTGCTTGACCCACGTGTGGGCCGGGGCTTCTTTAATACCTACAATGCACATATCCCCTTGTTCCGTTACCCCTTAGACCATGTGTTCTATGATCCTGCTTTCAGGTTGCTGCGCCTGCACCGCCTGGATAAATTTGGCTCTGACCACTTTCCTATCAGTATAACGCTTAACTATGAGCCGGAGCGGGAAGAAGAGCAGGACGTACCGGTAGCTAAACCTGAAGATCACCAGGAGGCCAACGAACTGATACAGGAAGGGCTAGAGAAGGGCGAAGAGTTGAACCACGAAAAAAAGAGCGGGAAATAA
- a CDS encoding sensor histidine kinase: MRLQSKLTLFSAISKIVVVLLLIAILPPLIHRVAILNTDKRLNEKKDNVLEIISEQGIENFIAEGDEGAYGSYNLLKEEFISMEQIAEPVAIDTVENSLRKVDEEIVEYRVLSLTFEVDGKYYLLEIGRSIDTILESIDTMQKYALYFLAAVILLTVFIDLAFSKILLQPLLVIVKRLKRIGHPSTFTPKTINTTTSDFLYLNNAINDMMGQIQDAFLKEKEFIGNVSHELLTPISILQTRTENLLTDPEVPEHLLVKLVDNQKTLHRLKSIIQALLLISRIENEQYLKNEEVSLTILANEVAEEIADRAEVKDIKLNVKLEDDWTLPQANYSLLFTMLFNVVSNAIKYNKPNGSITISGAPKGKGYELCVTDTGVGIAEEHIPNIFNRFKRLHGPDNESHGLGLPIVQTVARFHNIKLTVNSTVDVGTTFCFKFSKS; this comes from the coding sequence ATGCGGCTACAATCCAAGCTTACCCTTTTTAGTGCTATTTCCAAGATCGTGGTGGTATTGCTGCTCATAGCTATACTTCCACCGCTCATTCACCGTGTAGCTATACTTAACACAGATAAGCGCCTGAACGAGAAAAAGGACAATGTACTGGAAATTATAAGTGAGCAGGGCATTGAGAATTTTATTGCCGAAGGCGATGAAGGAGCCTACGGTAGCTATAACCTGCTGAAGGAAGAATTTATATCTATGGAGCAGATTGCAGAGCCTGTAGCCATTGACACTGTAGAAAATTCGCTGCGAAAAGTAGATGAAGAAATTGTAGAGTACCGCGTACTCAGCCTGACCTTTGAAGTGGACGGCAAATACTACCTGCTGGAGATAGGGCGAAGTATAGATACCATCCTGGAAAGTATAGACACCATGCAAAAGTATGCTTTATACTTCCTGGCTGCTGTTATTTTGCTTACCGTTTTTATAGATCTGGCCTTTAGTAAAATACTGCTGCAACCATTGCTGGTTATAGTTAAGCGCCTGAAACGGATCGGCCACCCCAGCACCTTCACACCTAAAACTATAAATACCACCACTTCCGATTTCCTGTACCTGAACAATGCCATTAATGATATGATGGGTCAGATTCAGGATGCTTTCCTGAAGGAGAAGGAATTTATCGGCAATGTGTCGCATGAGCTGTTAACACCAATCTCTATACTTCAGACGCGAACGGAGAACCTGCTAACCGACCCTGAAGTGCCTGAGCATCTGCTGGTGAAGTTAGTCGACAATCAGAAAACCCTGCACCGGTTAAAAAGTATCATTCAGGCGTTGTTGCTTATCTCGCGCATCGAGAACGAGCAATACCTGAAGAATGAAGAAGTAAGTTTAACCATACTGGCCAACGAGGTAGCCGAAGAAATTGCCGACCGCGCCGAAGTAAAAGATATAAAACTGAACGTTAAACTGGAAGATGACTGGACACTGCCACAGGCCAATTACTCTTTGCTGTTTACGATGCTATTTAACGTGGTTAGCAATGCCATTAAGTATAATAAACCAAACGGAAGCATAACTATAAGCGGTGCTCCTAAAGGCAAAGGCTACGAACTCTGCGTTACTGATACCGGCGTAGGTATAGCCGAAGAGCATATCCCCAATATCTTTAACCGCTTTAAGCGCCTGCACGGCCCGGATAACGAAAGTCATGGCCTGGGCCTGCCAATTGTGCAGACAGTAGCCCGCTTCCATAATATCAAGCTAACAGTAAATTCTACTGTAGATGTTGGTACTACCTTCTGCTTTAAATTCAGTAAGAGCTAA
- a CDS encoding cold-shock protein, protein MQTGKVKFFNVSKGFGFIISDDTNQEIFVHQTGLTHEIRENDRVSYEVKDGKKGLNAINVERI, encoded by the coding sequence ATGCAAACAGGTAAAGTAAAATTCTTTAACGTATCTAAAGGTTTCGGATTCATCATTTCTGACGATACAAACCAGGAGATCTTCGTTCATCAGACAGGCCTTACTCACGAGATCCGTGAGAACGACCGTGTGTCTTATGAAGTTAAAGACGGAAAAAAAGGATTGAATGCTATTAACGTAGAGAGAATCTAA
- a CDS encoding NUDIX hydrolase yields MEEEKPAKPKLPVVDQVSSGGVAFRKSGTTIEVALIAVGKDNRWQLPKGIVDPGETPEVTAVREVREEAGLQTELLEQLDKIEYWYVGNKGSQRVRFHKFVYFYLLRYTSGNIQDHDWEVNEARWVEIKEAQKLLAFKSEKLVVAKAAEKISQL; encoded by the coding sequence GTGGAAGAAGAGAAGCCCGCAAAACCCAAATTACCAGTCGTAGACCAGGTATCTTCGGGTGGGGTGGCTTTTCGTAAATCAGGCACAACTATAGAAGTGGCTTTGATAGCAGTGGGTAAAGATAACCGCTGGCAATTGCCAAAAGGTATTGTAGACCCCGGCGAAACTCCTGAAGTAACTGCTGTGCGCGAAGTACGGGAAGAAGCCGGCCTACAAACAGAACTGCTGGAGCAGCTCGATAAGATAGAATATTGGTACGTGGGCAACAAAGGTAGCCAGCGCGTGCGCTTTCATAAGTTTGTATACTTCTACCTGCTCCGTTATACTTCCGGCAACATACAAGACCACGACTGGGAAGTGAACGAAGCCCGCTGGGTGGAGATAAAAGAGGCACAGAAACTGCTCGCTTTTAAATCTGAAAAATTGGTGGTAGCCAAAGCCGCCGAAAAAATTTCTCAACTATAA
- a CDS encoding AAA domain-containing protein: MKNILKNYRRRLLNLSTGNKALLLLRLQKELHLDVESLDFILGASAFSIVEKLISGAKRISLCPVADSRYAPIAPISKRLRYIKRRTDMLLEERGSEELYIGWPFVHGMFADGTVVRCPLFLYPVQLQVNAAQEWEVEPSINQPPRFNQSFLLAYAHYTGTPLAENLLELDVSTLPAHALEFRTQVYELLKQEQLALYAGRDFFGDKLRPFRDYKKADYEADLKPGQLYLEQEAVLGIYPQAASYLLADYDALLERDDLQTMEDLFATPDTTTQAVQAQHTFTVFKMDASQEAALQQVKQGRSIVVQGPPGTGKSQLICNLVSDFTARGKKVLVVSQKRAALDVVHKRLSEAGLGAFAALVHDINADRKSVFQQLQSQIEQLPEYKKQNLALNSIYTDRTFLEVSRGINRCIEKLEQFKSALFDDTICGWTAKELYLRSNLQEPHISLSSNYKNFTATIVAEFLPRLRQYLQQAAVYTQPDFTWKERHSFKDYGWPQRQELEKTINQLPELYTQLQQNISNLSGFTFELNELEKYKLVLPGITEIQVLLEQEDVPETLQQLLKCDSKELANQLQQLKELYLVCPAPDAAIPASELPTLKQAILSFEQQKNNLFKGIGWAFSSDKKILKQALAKYRLDLSEVGVSELQRRVELREQSERLMQIINKTINGNLRIEAYPNQVLQQVTTIEKALQVHKLLKKLHREKVLHEKLVSTINLPQHLQTLTQATTELQANYSHWLHWLTEAQVKQLLTNKNCKTALLKDLSENFEQLVAHDLLIASFTDAEIEVTQQLLSQSITSAAEGEQFFLNSLYLAWLHELENQYPELRMASSGVLENLEQELQQSLSEKQRLSQEIVLSKLREQTYADMEFNRLGNVVTYRRLQAQVSKKRSLYPIRKLFSLFSDEILNLVPCWLASPETVSAVLPLERCFDVVIFDEASQCFAETGIPAMLRGTQVVVAGDEQQLKPSDLYRARWSDATDEEIEELSAESLLQLCSLYLPQTMLMQHYRSHFPELIEFSNQHFYHSKLELIPNLQEINTSRAAIEYLHVNGLWQDNSNLPEAEKVVELVIDLLNQGQQEVGVITFNYNQQMVVQDLLEERAQQQAIVIPATVLVKNIENMQGDEKDVIILSVGYAPDEKGKFAMQFGSLNQAGGENRLNVAVTRAKRKIIVVASINPEQLHVENTQHNGPKRLKSYLQYAQQVSNGNFRYQPKLQPMPTHIPLLKEHLAKQISALQPQVPFADLTLTDNHTYKAAILTDDDLYYSHLSVRHSHADVPELLKQRHWPYRKVYSRQYWAEKEKVITKLQKL; the protein is encoded by the coding sequence ATGAAAAACATCCTGAAGAACTACCGACGCAGGCTTTTGAACCTGAGCACCGGCAACAAAGCCCTGCTGTTGCTGCGCCTGCAAAAGGAGTTGCACCTGGATGTTGAGTCGCTGGATTTTATACTTGGTGCGTCCGCTTTTTCTATAGTTGAGAAGCTGATATCGGGAGCTAAACGCATTAGCTTATGCCCGGTCGCTGATAGCCGGTATGCTCCTATAGCACCTATCAGTAAGCGCCTGCGCTACATAAAACGCCGTACCGATATGTTACTGGAAGAGCGCGGCAGTGAAGAACTGTACATTGGCTGGCCTTTTGTGCATGGCATGTTTGCTGATGGTACGGTAGTGCGATGCCCGTTATTTTTATACCCGGTGCAGTTGCAGGTAAATGCTGCGCAGGAATGGGAAGTAGAGCCAAGTATAAATCAGCCACCACGGTTTAATCAGAGCTTTTTGCTTGCCTACGCCCACTATACTGGTACACCCTTAGCCGAAAATTTACTGGAGTTGGATGTAAGTACACTTCCAGCACATGCCCTGGAATTTCGTACGCAGGTTTATGAATTGCTGAAACAGGAGCAATTGGCACTGTATGCTGGCCGAGACTTTTTTGGGGACAAACTCAGACCTTTTCGTGACTATAAAAAAGCTGACTATGAAGCTGACCTTAAGCCCGGGCAACTATATCTGGAGCAGGAAGCGGTGCTGGGCATTTACCCACAAGCAGCCTCTTATCTGTTAGCCGATTACGATGCACTGTTGGAGCGCGACGACCTGCAGACTATGGAAGACTTGTTTGCAACTCCTGATACAACTACACAGGCAGTACAGGCACAGCATACGTTCACAGTTTTTAAGATGGATGCCTCGCAGGAAGCAGCTTTGCAGCAGGTTAAGCAAGGCAGATCTATAGTTGTACAAGGTCCGCCGGGAACAGGTAAATCGCAGCTCATATGTAACCTGGTCTCAGATTTTACGGCCCGTGGTAAGAAGGTATTGGTTGTTAGCCAGAAACGCGCCGCTTTAGATGTGGTGCATAAGCGTTTATCTGAAGCTGGGTTGGGCGCTTTTGCAGCATTAGTGCACGATATTAACGCAGATCGAAAAAGCGTTTTTCAGCAGCTGCAATCACAGATAGAACAACTGCCGGAGTATAAAAAGCAGAACCTGGCGCTGAACAGCATCTACACCGACCGTACTTTTCTGGAAGTAAGCCGTGGCATAAACCGTTGTATTGAGAAACTGGAGCAATTTAAGTCTGCTCTTTTTGACGATACTATATGTGGGTGGACAGCCAAAGAATTATACCTGCGCAGTAACCTGCAGGAGCCACACATTTCCCTTTCATCCAACTATAAAAACTTTACTGCAACTATAGTTGCCGAGTTTTTGCCGCGCCTGCGCCAGTATCTGCAGCAAGCTGCCGTTTATACACAACCTGATTTCACGTGGAAAGAACGGCACAGCTTTAAGGATTATGGATGGCCGCAACGCCAGGAGCTTGAGAAAACTATAAATCAGTTACCGGAGCTGTACACGCAACTTCAGCAAAATATAAGTAACCTGAGCGGCTTTACTTTTGAGCTGAATGAACTGGAAAAGTATAAGCTGGTGCTGCCTGGTATTACGGAAATACAGGTATTGCTGGAGCAGGAAGATGTGCCGGAAACGCTTCAACAACTTCTAAAATGTGATAGCAAAGAATTGGCAAACCAGTTACAGCAATTAAAAGAGCTATACCTGGTTTGTCCGGCTCCGGACGCCGCTATACCTGCCAGCGAACTACCCACTCTAAAACAAGCTATACTTTCTTTTGAACAACAGAAGAACAACTTATTCAAAGGCATTGGCTGGGCTTTCTCATCAGATAAAAAAATACTGAAGCAGGCGCTGGCGAAGTATAGGTTAGACTTGAGCGAAGTGGGTGTAAGCGAGTTGCAACGTAGAGTCGAGCTGCGTGAACAGTCCGAGCGTCTGATGCAGATCATCAATAAAACGATAAACGGTAACCTGAGAATTGAAGCTTACCCGAACCAGGTTTTACAGCAGGTAACAACTATAGAAAAAGCATTGCAGGTACATAAGCTCCTGAAAAAACTGCACCGCGAAAAAGTACTACACGAGAAGCTGGTCTCAACTATAAACCTGCCACAGCACCTGCAAACGCTAACGCAGGCTACCACTGAGCTACAGGCAAACTATAGCCATTGGCTGCATTGGCTAACCGAAGCTCAGGTAAAGCAACTACTCACAAACAAGAACTGTAAAACTGCTTTACTAAAAGACCTGTCAGAAAATTTTGAGCAGTTGGTAGCGCACGATTTACTTATCGCTTCTTTTACCGATGCTGAAATAGAAGTAACCCAGCAACTCCTGTCGCAAAGTATAACCTCAGCTGCCGAAGGGGAACAATTTTTTCTGAACAGTTTATACCTGGCCTGGCTTCATGAGCTGGAAAATCAGTACCCGGAACTGCGTATGGCATCGAGCGGTGTCCTGGAAAACCTGGAACAGGAACTGCAGCAATCTCTATCTGAAAAGCAGCGCCTGAGCCAGGAAATTGTGCTGTCGAAGTTGCGGGAGCAGACCTATGCTGATATGGAATTTAACCGTTTGGGAAATGTTGTAACCTACCGCAGGCTGCAGGCGCAGGTCAGTAAAAAACGTAGCCTTTACCCGATCAGGAAGTTGTTTTCTTTGTTCTCTGATGAGATTCTAAACCTGGTGCCGTGCTGGCTGGCTTCTCCTGAAACGGTATCGGCGGTGCTGCCGCTGGAACGTTGTTTTGATGTTGTGATCTTTGATGAAGCCTCTCAATGCTTTGCTGAAACAGGCATACCTGCTATGCTGCGCGGGACACAGGTGGTAGTGGCCGGTGATGAGCAGCAGCTGAAACCGTCGGATCTGTACCGTGCCCGCTGGAGCGATGCCACCGACGAAGAGATAGAAGAATTATCAGCCGAATCGCTGCTGCAACTGTGTAGTTTATACTTGCCACAAACCATGCTCATGCAGCATTACCGCAGCCATTTCCCGGAATTGATAGAATTCTCAAACCAGCACTTTTACCACAGCAAACTCGAGCTTATACCTAATCTGCAGGAAATAAACACATCCAGAGCTGCCATCGAATATCTGCATGTAAATGGTTTGTGGCAGGATAACAGCAACCTGCCCGAAGCTGAAAAAGTAGTGGAGTTGGTAATTGATCTGCTAAATCAAGGGCAGCAGGAGGTGGGCGTTATCACGTTTAACTATAACCAGCAGATGGTAGTGCAGGATTTGCTGGAAGAACGTGCACAACAGCAGGCTATAGTTATACCTGCAACCGTTCTGGTGAAAAATATTGAAAACATGCAGGGCGATGAAAAAGACGTGATTATACTTTCGGTGGGGTACGCGCCGGATGAAAAAGGGAAATTTGCGATGCAGTTTGGTAGCTTGAACCAGGCAGGCGGCGAGAACAGATTGAATGTAGCTGTTACTCGTGCCAAGCGTAAAATTATAGTGGTAGCAAGTATAAATCCGGAACAACTGCACGTCGAAAATACACAGCATAATGGGCCGAAGCGCTTGAAATCTTATCTGCAATATGCGCAGCAGGTAAGCAATGGCAACTTCAGGTATCAGCCAAAACTACAGCCAATGCCAACTCATATCCCGCTGCTTAAAGAACACCTGGCAAAGCAAATCTCTGCACTACAGCCACAAGTGCCATTCGCGGACCTTACGTTAACAGATAATCATACCTATAAAGCCGCCATCCTCACCGACGACGATTTATACTATAGTCATCTATCGGTAAGGCATTCGCATGCTGATGTGCCAGAGCTATTGAAGCAACGCCACTGGCCTTATCGCAAAGTATACAGCAGGCAATATTGGGCTGAAAAAGAAAAGGTGATAACCAAGCTGCAAAAACTGTAA
- a CDS encoding response regulator transcription factor, whose translation MHVLVVEDEAGLAAELVHFLKQEHYKCDWACNGEDASERIAVNRYDFILLDLGLPDYDGLDLLQEARETDYEPAVIILTARGELEDRVKGLGLGADDYLPKPFSLLELKARMQAVSRRKFNVKSSVHEFHGFELDSTARTVSYNGQNISLTKKEFDLLHYMLLHKNRILTRLQLTEHIWGNILEDDYDSNYIDVHIKNLRKKLSAHAPTDWIETVRGVGYRLTL comes from the coding sequence ATGCATGTACTGGTTGTAGAAGATGAAGCCGGCCTTGCCGCTGAGTTAGTGCACTTCCTGAAGCAGGAACACTATAAGTGCGACTGGGCCTGCAACGGCGAAGATGCCTCGGAGCGCATTGCTGTAAATCGTTATGATTTTATTTTGCTGGACCTTGGCCTGCCTGATTACGATGGACTGGACCTGTTGCAGGAAGCCCGCGAAACCGACTACGAACCAGCTGTAATTATACTTACTGCCCGCGGTGAACTGGAAGACCGTGTAAAAGGCTTAGGTCTAGGAGCCGATGATTACCTGCCAAAACCTTTCTCGCTACTGGAACTGAAGGCACGTATGCAGGCGGTATCACGCCGTAAATTCAATGTAAAGTCGTCGGTGCACGAGTTTCATGGTTTTGAGCTCGATAGCACCGCTCGCACCGTAAGTTACAACGGGCAGAACATCTCGCTTACCAAAAAGGAGTTCGACCTGCTGCACTACATGCTGTTGCACAAAAACCGTATTCTTACCCGCTTGCAGCTTACAGAGCATATCTGGGGCAACATCCTGGAGGACGATTACGACTCCAACTACATAGACGTTCATATTAAAAACCTGCGCAAAAAGCTCTCGGCCCACGCCCCTACCGACTGGATTGAAACAGTTCGTGGTGTTGGCTACAGGCTAACTTTATAG
- a CDS encoding class I SAM-dependent methyltransferase, which produces MTEKLHEPSEEKYLHGYSSEEQTRLYKQARFMENKIYSDLDFSTVTNLLEVGCGVGAQSEILLRRFPNIFLTGIDYSDKQIEQAQKFLSSVPYATNRFKMMQENAMDMSFTSQADFDGAFLCWVLEHIPDPARVLSEVRRVLKPGSPIVITEVLNSSFFVEPYSPSVLQYWMRFNDLQYDMSGDPFVGAKLGNLLQSVGYQRITTEPKTFHLDSRNPAKRAEMIAYWTELLLSGLPQLLEAGYVDADLAEKVKEEMHIVAKSPNAVFFYTFIQAKAFTA; this is translated from the coding sequence ATGACTGAAAAACTGCACGAGCCATCCGAAGAAAAATACCTGCACGGCTACTCCTCCGAAGAACAGACGCGCCTCTACAAGCAGGCTCGCTTTATGGAGAACAAAATCTATTCAGACTTAGACTTTTCTACAGTAACCAATTTACTCGAAGTAGGCTGCGGTGTTGGTGCACAATCCGAGATTTTGCTACGCCGTTTCCCGAATATTTTCCTGACTGGTATAGACTACTCTGATAAGCAGATAGAACAGGCTCAGAAGTTCCTGTCGTCGGTGCCATATGCTACCAATCGTTTTAAGATGATGCAGGAAAATGCTATGGACATGAGCTTTACGTCGCAGGCTGATTTTGATGGAGCCTTTCTTTGTTGGGTTTTAGAGCACATTCCTGATCCGGCACGTGTTTTATCAGAGGTGCGCCGTGTGCTGAAACCAGGTAGCCCTATCGTGATAACTGAAGTGCTTAACTCCAGCTTTTTCGTAGAGCCTTATTCGCCAAGTGTGCTGCAATACTGGATGCGGTTTAATGACCTGCAATACGATATGAGCGGCGATCCCTTTGTAGGTGCCAAGCTAGGTAACCTGTTGCAATCGGTAGGCTATCAGCGTATCACAACAGAACCTAAAACCTTCCATTTAGATAGTCGCAACCCTGCAAAGCGCGCCGAAATGATTGCCTACTGGACCGAACTATTATTAAGCGGACTACCACAACTTTTAGAAGCAGGCTATGTAGATGCTGACCTGGCTGAAAAGGTAAAAGAAGAAATGCACATAGTTGCCAAAAGCCCGAATGCGGTATTCTTTTATACTTTTATTCAGGCAAAAGCATTTACGGCATAG
- a CDS encoding alpha/beta hydrolase family protein, which produces MHTLFLQKIILRKGLYGLLILLLVTACHNSDGQKKYVPGERLEAFTTTKQYPGKVADESIKDWKKKIPEIEQVNITSTVDGKMQPALFYTSNSAKKKPLLVVLHSWSSEYLQVVSIPYALWAKLNDWVFIQPNYRGAFKTPEAMASDLAIQDIMDAVNYAKGSADIDPSRIYIVGSSGGAMTALVTASKHPDVWAGVVAWVPVFDLVDWYKFSQNYPHRDYNRHIVAACGGEPIPGTAAAEECKRRSPSTYLQNLKGVPVFLAHGTIDVLVPPDHSIRAYNMLVDSAAQIPQWQMDSLVINQEVPKEMVSDGPSKYFGPKDPKVLYTKKSGVVDLFLYYGVHDMAYNPSLQWLSEQQKSLTSKL; this is translated from the coding sequence ATGCACACCCTGTTTTTACAAAAAATTATTTTACGGAAAGGCCTGTATGGTTTACTGATACTGCTTTTGGTAACCGCCTGCCATAATTCCGACGGCCAGAAAAAATACGTACCGGGTGAGCGCCTTGAAGCATTTACTACCACCAAACAATATCCTGGCAAGGTAGCTGACGAAAGTATAAAAGACTGGAAAAAGAAAATACCTGAAATAGAACAGGTTAACATTACCTCAACTGTTGATGGTAAAATGCAGCCCGCCTTATTTTATACTTCCAACTCAGCTAAAAAGAAGCCCTTGCTGGTAGTTTTGCATAGCTGGAGCAGCGAGTACCTGCAGGTGGTAAGTATACCGTATGCACTCTGGGCTAAATTAAACGATTGGGTTTTTATACAGCCTAACTACCGCGGCGCCTTTAAAACCCCCGAAGCCATGGCCTCCGACCTTGCGATACAGGACATAATGGATGCTGTAAACTATGCGAAAGGTAGCGCCGACATCGATCCCTCACGCATTTATATTGTAGGTTCGTCGGGTGGCGCCATGACTGCCCTGGTTACAGCCAGCAAGCACCCTGATGTTTGGGCTGGTGTGGTGGCCTGGGTGCCGGTTTTCGATTTAGTAGATTGGTACAAGTTCAGCCAGAATTACCCGCACCGCGACTATAACCGCCATATTGTGGCAGCCTGTGGTGGCGAGCCTATACCCGGCACAGCCGCCGCCGAAGAATGCAAACGCCGCAGCCCAAGCACATACCTACAGAACTTAAAAGGAGTGCCGGTATTTTTAGCACATGGCACCATCGACGTACTCGTTCCTCCAGACCATTCTATCCGGGCTTATAATATGCTGGTTGATTCTGCAGCGCAGATACCACAGTGGCAAATGGACTCCTTAGTGATAAACCAGGAAGTACCGAAAGAAATGGTTAGCGATGGCCCCAGTAAATATTTCGGACCGAAAGACCCGAAAGTGCTTTACACCAAGAAATCCGGGGTAGTAGACCTGTTCTTATACTATGGTGTGCACGACATGGCCTACAACCCAAGCCTGCAGTGGCTAAGCGAGCAGCAAAAAAGTTTAACCAGTAAGCTATAG